In the Chroococcidiopsis sp. SAG 2025 genome, one interval contains:
- a CDS encoding Mo-dependent nitrogenase C-terminal domain-containing protein — MNHTRANTNKLWQSLIQPTQQKLESIEIRRPKTARFVCRVIPASCPFERDIRFFDRSLLHVPPLCKLNPFYEQLVLLRMKSLTYLAQACSQGMKNCC; from the coding sequence ATGAATCACACCAGAGCAAACACCAACAAACTTTGGCAAAGTTTAATACAGCCAACTCAACAAAAACTGGAATCTATCGAGATTCGTCGCCCGAAAACAGCTCGATTTGTCTGTCGCGTGATTCCAGCAAGTTGTCCCTTCGAGCGAGACATTCGATTTTTCGATCGCAGTCTGCTGCACGTTCCACCCTTATGTAAGCTCAATCCTTTCTACGAGCAGTTGGTGTTGTTACGAATGAAGAGTTTAACTTATCTGGCGCAAGCATGTAGCCAGGGAATGAAAAACTGTTGCTGA
- a CDS encoding response regulator transcription factor codes for MDIALVVEDCLTEREAIASYLQQGGISVLAAKSGEEALEKMSDCKPDIIILDVVLPGRSGFELCRALKANPSTKNTPVILCSRKGTDMDKFWGLKQGADAYLPKPVAPEEFIRTVKQLLLVSHGETTLMV; via the coding sequence ATGGATATTGCCCTCGTTGTAGAAGATTGTTTGACCGAGCGGGAAGCGATCGCCAGCTATTTGCAACAAGGCGGGATCAGCGTCTTGGCTGCTAAAAGTGGGGAAGAAGCCCTGGAAAAAATGAGTGACTGCAAGCCTGACATCATTATTTTAGATGTTGTCTTGCCAGGTCGGAGTGGATTTGAACTCTGCCGTGCTTTAAAAGCTAACCCATCCACCAAAAACACCCCTGTTATCCTTTGTTCGAGAAAAGGGACTGACATGGATAAATTCTGGGGTTTAAAGCAAGGAGCAGACGCTTACTTACCGAAGCCTGTAGCGCCAGAGGAATTTATTCGCACTGTGAAGCAACTGCTATTGGTTTCACACGGTGAAACAACTCTCATGGTTTGA
- a CDS encoding chemotaxis protein CheW: MVSKSPKLDSQEASPERVTFTDADEQFLRFYLELDTAALLPVTQLLEILKLSAEQIVPIPHMPSWVMGVYNWRGEILWMVDLAELVGLTAGDRYQTSNVPTYTAVVLQANLCDRLPAPTAETQTIGLVIERIDDIEWCNPDTIQPPPFTAVSTPFAPFVRGYKLSGDSEMTAILSVKAIAAAVSCQLSV, from the coding sequence ATGGTATCCAAGTCACCAAAGTTAGACTCCCAGGAGGCATCACCAGAAAGAGTAACTTTCACCGATGCTGACGAGCAATTTCTGCGCTTTTACCTCGAACTAGACACAGCAGCCTTGCTTCCTGTGACTCAGTTGCTAGAAATCTTGAAGCTATCTGCGGAACAGATCGTCCCGATCCCGCACATGCCAAGTTGGGTTATGGGAGTTTACAACTGGCGGGGTGAAATTCTCTGGATGGTCGATTTAGCTGAATTAGTCGGACTGACTGCTGGCGATCGCTACCAAACCAGCAACGTTCCAACTTATACAGCAGTTGTCTTGCAAGCTAACCTCTGCGATCGCCTACCCGCACCGACAGCAGAAACCCAAACAATCGGTTTAGTCATAGAGCGAATTGACGACATCGAGTGGTGCAATCCAGATACAATCCAACCGCCGCCATTTACTGCCGTTTCCACTCCCTTTGCTCCCTTCGTGCGCGGATATAAGTTAAGCGGCGATAGCGAAATGACAGCAATTTTATCGGTCAAAGCGATCGCTGCTGCTGTCAGTTGTCAGTTATCAGTATAG
- a CDS encoding methyl-accepting chemotaxis protein — protein sequence MSQSTLKLEPPNPDRDRISPQWERVSAVAPDSPEKASQLPSAQLPSTKPNSPWQFSLSRGLRFWKGLSLQHKATILAIAIGAIPVATVGGVAYTIANSSLEQQIIAEQENRTLDVRRGIGMATQQIIDDAETISNSPMLANSKLRAASTEGQKVALLDSFVEARNGRYDSIVVFDLKGNLIFQSKSTQPFKRTENYSDREYFRRAIATGTPAVNNPKIAPTSGKISLEVAAPIKDIETNKLVGVVRLRMPLTHLNETFEYIEAQGWEYKLIGADGNIFAADEIGLVGHYMAEDFRDLPHLRAKVLALASTDRPRHEDKLISTQVAWDKNDGENALMSFTPIGQLDGLPEPGWGLVVSRPVDRAFAPLLELRRVLWLGTGVAAVSIAAIAAVLAKRATHPILNAAKAVAQIGLGKLDTRLAVRGTAEMAVLETSINSMAKQLEELVQLKAAEARRSQLLKDITVKIGSVIDCPAILNTAVAETRSALLTDRAIVYWFDGDRNGSVVVEAASAGITRILGKNIANYALEQYTQYQKGQVEVISHIRSADTSDEYWQQLTALAVKSSLAAPILFGDRCVGLLVVHQCNVPRHWQKVEVDFFAQIATQIGLALERADLLEQQKNAKEQLQRRALDLLIEVDPISQGDLTIRARVTEDEIGTIADSYNSTVESLQEIAVQAQTAAKQVDAAINSNEPLIQALSQGAWQQSTEIVTALERIQAMADSAHTVADNAKRAEIDVRQAMETVASGDIAMDRAVDGMLTIRGTVAETVKKIKCLGESSQKIYKVVNLIAHFAERTSLLAMNASIEAARAGEEGRGFAAVADEVRSLARQSAKATAEIEKLVSGIQRETNEVATAMAIGTEQVAVGTQLVNDTRQSLNHITTASDRIHQLVGAIAQAAIEQSQDSEAATTTIATVAAIAETTSLTATEVSASFQQLSTVARSLQASVGQFKVS from the coding sequence ATGTCGCAGTCAACTCTCAAGCTCGAGCCGCCAAACCCCGATCGCGATCGAATCTCGCCTCAGTGGGAACGAGTTTCGGCAGTAGCGCCAGATTCACCTGAAAAAGCGAGCCAATTGCCATCAGCTCAATTGCCATCAACAAAGCCAAACTCGCCTTGGCAGTTTTCACTATCAAGGGGTCTGCGTTTCTGGAAAGGTTTGAGTTTGCAACATAAAGCAACAATTTTGGCGATCGCGATCGGTGCTATTCCAGTCGCAACTGTTGGCGGCGTTGCCTATACCATAGCCAATAGTTCCCTAGAGCAGCAAATTATTGCCGAGCAGGAAAACCGCACGCTTGATGTTCGGCGCGGCATTGGCATGGCGACGCAGCAAATCATCGATGATGCAGAGACAATTAGTAATTCTCCCATGTTGGCAAATTCTAAGCTGAGGGCAGCGTCAACTGAAGGGCAGAAAGTTGCGTTGTTAGATAGCTTTGTCGAGGCACGTAACGGTAGATATGACAGTATCGTCGTGTTCGACCTCAAAGGAAATTTAATCTTTCAATCCAAGTCAACGCAGCCGTTTAAGCGCACGGAAAACTATAGCGATCGTGAATATTTTCGGCGGGCGATCGCGACTGGAACTCCCGCAGTTAACAATCCTAAAATTGCCCCTACCTCCGGCAAAATTAGTTTAGAAGTTGCAGCTCCAATTAAAGATATAGAAACAAATAAGCTCGTAGGAGTTGTTCGCTTGCGGATGCCGTTGACTCATCTGAACGAAACCTTTGAGTATATTGAAGCGCAAGGATGGGAATACAAACTGATCGGCGCTGACGGAAATATTTTTGCGGCTGATGAAATTGGGCTAGTCGGGCATTACATGGCAGAAGATTTTCGCGATTTGCCGCATTTGCGTGCCAAGGTTTTAGCGCTTGCCTCTACAGATCGACCCAGGCATGAAGACAAGTTAATTTCAACTCAAGTAGCATGGGACAAAAACGATGGTGAGAATGCACTGATGAGCTTCACGCCGATCGGTCAGTTGGATGGATTACCAGAACCAGGTTGGGGATTGGTGGTTTCTCGTCCGGTCGATCGCGCCTTTGCACCTTTACTAGAACTACGCCGAGTTCTCTGGTTGGGAACTGGAGTAGCCGCCGTATCGATCGCCGCGATCGCCGCAGTTTTGGCTAAGCGGGCAACTCATCCAATTCTGAATGCTGCTAAGGCTGTGGCTCAAATTGGTTTAGGTAAGTTAGATACTCGTTTGGCAGTTCGTGGTACGGCTGAAATGGCTGTTTTAGAAACTAGCATCAATAGCATGGCAAAGCAGCTAGAGGAACTCGTGCAGCTTAAAGCAGCAGAAGCAAGGCGATCGCAATTACTCAAAGATATTACCGTGAAGATTGGTAGCGTTATCGACTGCCCAGCTATTCTCAACACTGCCGTTGCCGAAACCCGCAGCGCTTTGCTAACCGACCGCGCGATTGTCTACTGGTTTGATGGCGATCGCAATGGTAGCGTCGTTGTCGAAGCAGCAAGCGCAGGTATAACTCGCATACTGGGTAAAAACATCGCCAACTATGCCCTAGAACAATACACACAGTACCAAAAAGGACAAGTTGAAGTAATTTCTCATATACGATCGGCAGATACGAGCGATGAGTACTGGCAACAACTGACAGCACTTGCCGTCAAATCCAGTCTAGCCGCACCAATTTTGTTCGGCGATCGCTGTGTGGGTTTGCTAGTCGTCCATCAGTGTAACGTTCCGCGTCACTGGCAGAAAGTAGAGGTTGATTTCTTTGCCCAGATTGCAACTCAAATAGGATTGGCGTTAGAGCGTGCCGATCTTTTAGAACAACAGAAAAATGCCAAAGAACAGTTGCAAAGACGAGCGTTGGATTTGCTGATTGAAGTCGATCCCATTAGTCAAGGCGACCTCACGATCCGTGCCAGAGTCACAGAAGATGAAATCGGCACGATCGCTGACTCCTATAACTCCACAGTCGAAAGCTTGCAAGAAATTGCGGTACAGGCACAAACAGCCGCCAAACAAGTCGATGCAGCCATTAACAGTAACGAGCCGTTAATCCAAGCCCTCTCGCAAGGAGCTTGGCAGCAATCAACAGAAATTGTCACTGCTTTGGAACGCATTCAGGCGATGGCTGATTCTGCCCATACTGTTGCAGATAACGCCAAACGCGCGGAGATAGACGTGCGCCAAGCGATGGAGACAGTCGCATCTGGCGATATAGCAATGGATCGAGCCGTAGATGGAATGCTGACAATTCGGGGAACTGTGGCTGAAACCGTCAAGAAGATCAAATGTTTGGGAGAGTCATCGCAAAAGATTTACAAAGTGGTAAATTTGATCGCTCACTTTGCCGAGCGGACTAGCTTGCTCGCCATGAATGCTTCGATTGAAGCAGCGCGAGCAGGAGAAGAAGGACGCGGTTTTGCGGCTGTTGCCGATGAAGTGCGATCGCTAGCCCGACAATCAGCCAAAGCAACGGCAGAAATTGAAAAGCTCGTCTCGGGAATTCAACGGGAAACCAATGAAGTTGCTACAGCAATGGCAATTGGCACGGAACAGGTAGCGGTTGGGACTCAACTCGTCAACGATACCCGCCAGAGTTTGAACCACATTACCACCGCCAGCGATCGCATTCATCAACTCGTAGGAGCAATTGCCCAAGCTGCGATCGAGCAATCTCAAGATTCAGAAGCAGCCACGACAACCATTGCCACAGTCGCCGCGATCGCCGAAACCACATCCCTAACTGCAACCGAAGTCTCCGCTTCCTTCCAACAATTATCAACCGTCGCGCGATCGCTCCAAGCCAGCGTCGGTCAATTCAAAGTTAGTTAG
- a CDS encoding hybrid sensor histidine kinase/response regulator: MLITPDIRDQAYRLFIEEVPELLQEIEAGLLSLKQERTNERIHDLMRAAHSLKGGAACLDLEPIKIIAHRLEDVFRALYNRSVAIDSELEGLLLQAYDCLRVPLLQQITIGSIDCAATLAVAEPVFNQIEERLGDALAQIDRYMPMSSELGVDLVASIFETDVVQGLERLAAVVANPQDFEVAGELRAQAEVFAGFAELLNLPGFGAIAQTALTAIDTYPDRAREIIQVALADFHNSRAAVLAGDRTNGGSPSAALCALTEKIVDLVPNPEPEFSPLLDELLFGNETAPIEAEAIDPGIVFVTEDDSNCAIESEAHSLTISPAANLSPIQSLSHPTEISQRKIEGDRPKVGSINSYTEEPQIATAVSTRVELSRLERMHKLLGELVVNRNSIALQTEQTQNSAQELLRRFAHFQELIGQLERRAEGDKGAGSREQGAGEKRAEREKLPITNYQLPITNYQLPTTNYQLLLTTDFDPLEMDRYGAVHPLLQRILEEIVQLEEAVEDIALFAEQSSQILERKQQVFSQLQDELMRARMLPLGEVLKRFSRMLRDMSHTYSKPVNLKLRGTEVQVEKAILEKLYDPLLHLLRNAFAHGIESPEIRQQQGKPENGEILICAYYKGNQTIIEVRDDGRGLNLGQIRSRIVELGWLSPIEAASASKDELLGFIFEPGFSTTHHVSELSGRGMGLDVVRSQLRSLRGSVSVSSFPGEGTTFTLRLPLTLTIANLVVCSTGKTTVALPSDSIENIVTTPSDRINRTGTQQLLRWREHIIPIHRLANLLEYNRPMLEVAKLDVANSQSSITTTVEERELPMLLLRWEGELLALEVDCLLAEQELAIKPFGSLVSPPKYTYGCTLLGNGSLVPVINGASLLEYVLERQQSTIQTTESQSKNKEQKINNLWCDRAAIVHKTERPTILVVDDSTTMRQTLTLSLQKAGYRVLSARDGLEALEKLQQSPTVQLVLCDIEMPNMNGFEFLCQWRQEPQFAKIPVAMLTSRSNDKHRRLAAQLGASAYFTKPYIELEFLQALKNIFEQNVEEQMTLQHIA, translated from the coding sequence ATGCTAATTACTCCCGACATTCGCGACCAAGCTTACCGTCTGTTTATTGAAGAAGTGCCAGAGCTGCTACAGGAGATTGAAGCAGGCTTGCTCAGTCTGAAGCAAGAGCGCACGAACGAACGCATTCACGATTTGATGCGTGCAGCTCACTCTCTTAAAGGTGGTGCAGCTTGCTTGGATTTAGAGCCAATTAAAATTATTGCCCACCGTTTAGAAGATGTTTTTCGAGCTTTGTACAACCGCTCTGTAGCAATAGATTCAGAGTTAGAAGGTTTATTACTGCAAGCTTACGATTGTCTGCGCGTCCCCCTACTGCAACAAATTACCATCGGCAGCATTGACTGTGCGGCAACATTAGCAGTAGCCGAACCCGTATTTAATCAAATAGAAGAACGTTTAGGAGATGCTTTAGCCCAGATCGATCGCTATATGCCCATGTCCTCAGAACTTGGGGTCGATCTGGTAGCTTCAATCTTTGAAACTGATGTCGTACAAGGACTGGAACGATTGGCGGCTGTGGTCGCCAACCCTCAAGATTTCGAGGTGGCTGGAGAATTACGAGCGCAGGCAGAAGTCTTTGCTGGATTTGCCGAGCTATTGAATCTACCAGGATTTGGAGCGATCGCCCAAACAGCTTTAACCGCAATAGACACCTATCCCGATCGCGCTAGAGAAATTATCCAAGTTGCCCTAGCCGATTTTCATAATAGCAGAGCTGCCGTACTAGCAGGCGATCGCACTAATGGGGGGAGTCCGTCTGCTGCCCTTTGTGCGTTAACAGAAAAAATCGTCGATCTCGTTCCTAACCCAGAACCAGAATTCTCTCCTTTACTAGACGAGCTGTTATTTGGCAACGAGACAGCACCAATAGAAGCAGAGGCGATCGACCCTGGGATCGTTTTCGTGACCGAAGATGATTCTAATTGCGCGATCGAATCAGAAGCTCATTCCCTAACTATCTCGCCTGCGGCAAACTTATCGCCGATTCAGTCCTTATCCCACCCGACTGAAATTTCTCAGAGGAAAATAGAGGGCGATCGCCCTAAAGTAGGAAGTATCAATTCTTACACCGAGGAACCACAAATAGCAACTGCCGTTTCTACGCGGGTAGAACTAAGCCGATTAGAGCGGATGCATAAGCTATTGGGTGAATTAGTCGTCAATCGCAACTCCATTGCGCTGCAAACCGAGCAAACCCAAAACTCAGCCCAAGAGTTGCTCCGCCGTTTCGCTCACTTTCAAGAACTGATCGGTCAGCTAGAGAGGAGAGCTGAGGGTGACAAGGGAGCAGGGAGTCGGGAGCAGGGAGCAGGGGAGAAGAGAGCTGAGAGAGAAAAACTACCAATTACCAATTACCAATTACCAATTACCAACTACCAACTACCAACTACCAACTACCAACTACTACTTACAACTGACTTCGATCCTCTAGAAATGGATCGTTATGGAGCGGTTCACCCTCTATTACAAAGAATTCTAGAAGAGATCGTCCAGTTAGAAGAGGCTGTAGAGGATATTGCTTTATTTGCCGAGCAATCGAGCCAAATATTAGAGCGGAAACAACAAGTTTTTTCCCAACTCCAAGATGAGTTAATGCGAGCGCGAATGCTCCCCTTGGGTGAAGTTCTCAAGCGGTTCTCTCGGATGCTGCGGGATATGTCTCATACTTACTCCAAACCTGTCAATTTGAAGCTGAGAGGGACAGAGGTACAGGTAGAAAAGGCAATTTTGGAAAAACTCTACGACCCGCTGTTGCATTTACTCCGCAATGCCTTTGCTCATGGCATCGAATCGCCTGAGATCCGCCAGCAGCAAGGTAAGCCGGAAAACGGAGAAATTCTGATTTGTGCTTATTACAAAGGCAACCAAACAATTATTGAAGTCAGAGATGACGGTCGGGGTCTAAACCTGGGGCAAATTCGCAGCCGGATCGTAGAGTTGGGTTGGTTGTCGCCAATAGAAGCAGCCAGCGCTTCTAAAGATGAGTTGCTAGGATTTATCTTCGAGCCAGGATTTTCTACCACTCACCACGTTAGCGAACTTTCCGGTCGTGGCATGGGTTTGGATGTTGTCCGTTCTCAACTGCGATCGCTGCGCGGTTCTGTAAGCGTCAGTTCCTTCCCTGGTGAGGGTACGACTTTTACTTTACGCTTGCCTCTCACGCTGACGATCGCGAATTTGGTTGTTTGCTCTACGGGGAAAACTACTGTAGCGTTGCCATCTGACAGCATTGAAAATATTGTCACTACACCAAGCGATCGCATCAATCGCACGGGGACTCAGCAGCTATTACGCTGGCGAGAACACATCATACCAATCCATCGGTTGGCGAATCTTTTAGAATACAACCGTCCAATGTTAGAAGTTGCTAAGTTAGATGTTGCTAACAGCCAATCTTCAATTACAACTACAGTGGAAGAACGGGAATTACCAATGCTTCTACTACGTTGGGAGGGTGAATTATTGGCGCTAGAAGTCGATTGCTTGTTGGCAGAACAAGAACTAGCAATTAAACCTTTTGGATCGCTCGTTTCGCCTCCCAAGTATACCTATGGCTGCACTCTACTAGGAAACGGTAGTTTAGTTCCTGTCATTAATGGAGCTAGCCTTTTAGAATATGTTCTAGAACGGCAACAAAGTACAATTCAGACAACTGAAAGTCAATCAAAAAACAAAGAACAAAAAATCAATAATTTGTGGTGCGATCGAGCAGCAATTGTTCATAAAACCGAACGTCCTACGATTTTAGTTGTAGATGACTCAACTACGATGCGCCAAACGCTAACACTTTCGTTGCAAAAGGCTGGCTATCGAGTTTTATCAGCGCGTGATGGATTAGAAGCACTAGAAAAATTACAGCAATCTCCCACGGTACAACTAGTACTTTGCGATATTGAAATGCCGAATATGAACGGCTTTGAATTTCTCTGTCAGTGGCGACAAGAGCCGCAATTTGCCAAAATTCCCGTGGCTATGCTGACATCACGCAGTAACGACAAACATCGCCGTTTAGCAGCTCAATTAGGTGCTAGCGCCTACTTCACCAAACCGTATATAGAACTTGAGTTTTTGCAAGCACTCAAAAATATTTTCGAGCAAAACGTAGAAGAACAAATGACTTTGCAGCACATCGCCTAG